In the Drosophila biarmipes strain raj3 chromosome X, RU_DBia_V1.1, whole genome shotgun sequence genome, one interval contains:
- the LOC108028862 gene encoding mitochondrial import inner membrane translocase subunit TIM16, which yields MARYLTKIVILGAQVVGRALMKTLRQELQAFEDAARMHETMTANSRDSSSSCGRVKGMTLEEAQQILNVKDLGDRQAIDSHYQHLFRANEKSSGGTFYIQSKVFRAKERIDQELARLAQLARATDSHPPAPFPSPCESQSQSQSQAKQPGQQSR from the coding sequence CACGGTACCTAACGAAGATCGTGATCCTGGGCGCCCAGGTGGTGGGGCGGGCGCTGATGAAGACGCTGCGCCAGGAGCTGCAGGCCTTCGAGGACGCGGCCCGCATGCACGAGACCATGACGGCCAACTCGcgcgacagcagcagcagctgtgggCGGGTCAAGGGCATGACCCTGGAGGAGGCCCAGCAGATCCTCAACGTGAAGGACCTGGGGGACCGCCAGGCCATCGACTCGCACTACCAGCACCTGTTCCGGGCGAACGAGAAGTCCTCCGGCGGCACCTTCTACATCCAGTCGAAGGTCTTTCGCGCCAAGGAGCGCATCGACCAGGAGCTGGCCAGGCTGGCGCAGTTGGCCAGGGCCACCGACAGTCATCCTCCGGCCCCGTTCCCATCTCCATGCgaatcccagtcccagtcgcagtcgcaggcCAAGCAGCCGGGCCAACAGAGCCGGTGA
- the LOC108023787 gene encoding uncharacterized protein LOC108023787: MEEGTDTPQNCIVLEDHSTKVPTRISKHVPLTCLGFNRRYFTGDEVSTTAKTTSLQLCPQIITVFKMVPLLSIPLTRKLPQKDVYYHPEDELFQVPTLDKGWRTCK; encoded by the exons ATGGAAGAAGGTACAGACACTCCTCAAAACTGTATTGTGCTTGAGGACCACTCGACTAAGGTTCCAACTAG AATTTCTAAGCATGTGCCCTTAACATGCTTAGGCTTTaacagaagatattttactGGGGATGAGGTGAGCACTACCGCTAAAACCACCTCTTTGCAGCTATGCCCTCAAATTATTACTGTATTCAAGATGGTTCCACTTCTCAG CATACCCTTAACACGAAAGCTTCCACAGAAGGACGTCTATTACCATCCTGAGGATGAG CTATTCCAGGTACCCACACTGGATAAAGGATGGAGGACTtgcaaataa
- the LOC108023786 gene encoding uncharacterized protein LOC108023786, translated as MKCCLYIILSSCCLLTKTLASESNVGLARALAQVVVNSEMGRFKTLYIYTQRSSASTGGHLEELLDQLLMALPPTLQARRLFLQQSMEYKPYVHAVLALVDDLPALSAIYGRIRATQDLSYTLIYMSLPTEAYGEEIQAVLRLLWRLSVLNVGVVLRPPGGQLLMVSYFPFSAAHGCQVISASVVNRYQVEQGQWASQDYFPPKLGNFYGCRLTCATWEDMPYLVWRRDGSESFVGIEGALLQFMADNLNFSVGLYWMNKEEVLATFDESGWIFDEIFGHHADFSLGGFHFKPSAGSEIPYSQSTYYFMSHIMLVTNLQSAYSAYEKLAFPFSPFLWRVIGLVLLLSCLLLFLVDRWWPGHEFRHPRHAYYELFVLTMGGNLEDGSVPRGISGRLVLLTWMFGTLVLRSGYQSGMYQLLRQDTQRNPPQTIAEVLAQRFTIQLAEVNEARIMASLPELRPEQLVHLEGSELQSFPALAQQSGSSARVAILTPYEYFGYFRKVHPMSRRLHLVRERIYTQQLAFYVRRHSHLVGVLNKQIQHAHSHGFLEHWTRQYVSAVDEADESVARIASTSYSTLDGIDGDPRLSEAEEQQVAPVRQNVLSMRELAALFWLILWANLGAVVFFLMELLLPRMKLRSEIQKNMRYLLEKQMKKWVKK; from the exons ATGAAGTGCTGTctgtatattatattatccTCCTGCTGTTTGCTGACCAAAACACTGGCATCCGAATCGAATGTGGGCTTGGCCCGGGCTCTGGCCCAAGTGGTGGTCAACTCGGAGATGGGTCGCTTCAAGACCTTGTACATCTACACCCAGAGGAGTTCCGCCTCGACTGGTGGCCACCTGGAGGAGCTGCTCGACCAGCTGCTGATGGCTCTGCCCCCCACTCTGCAGGCACGCCGCCTGTTCCTCCAGCAGTCGATGGAGTACAAGCCCTATGTGCATGCTGTCCTGGCCTTGGTCGATGATCTGCCGGCTCTCTCGGCCATCTACGGACGCATTCGAGCCACCCAGGATTTGTCGTACACCCTGATATACATGTCCCTGCCCACGGAGGCGTATGGCGAGGAGATTCAGGCGGTCCTCCGCCTGCTGTGGCGCCTCAGTGTGCTGAATGTGGGCGTGGTACTGCGTCCACCTGGGGGTCAGCTCCTCATGGTCAGCTACTTCCCCTTCAGTGCGGCCCATGGCTGCCAGGTGATCTCGGCCAGTGTGGTGAATCGCTATCAAGTGGAGCAAGGACAATGGGCTAGCCAGGACTACTTTCCCCCCAAGCTGGGCAACTTCTATGGCTGTCGACTGACTTGCGCCACCTGGGAGGATATGCCCTACTTGGTGTGGCGGCGCGACGGAAGCGAATCCTTTGTGGGCATCGAGGGTGCCCTGCTGCAGTTCATGGCCGACAATCTGAACTTCAGCGTGGGTCTCTACTGGATGAACAAGGAGGAGGTGCTGGCCACCTTCGACGAGTCGGGCTGGATTTTCGATGAG ATCTTTGGCCACCATGCGGACTTCTCCCTGGGCGGCTTCCACTTCAAGCCCAGTGCCGGCAGCGAGATTCCCTACTCCCAGTCCACCTACTACTTCATGAGCCACATCATGCTGGTGACCAACCTCCAGAGTGCCTACTCCGCCTACGAGAAGCTGGCCTTCCCCTTCAGTCCGTTCCTGTGGCGCGTCATTGGCCTGGTCCTGCTCCTGTCCTGCCTGCTCCTCTTCCTGGTGGACCGTTGGTGGCCTGGTCATGAGTTCAGGCATCCCAGGCATGCGTACTACGAGCTCTTCGTTCTGACAATGGGTGGCAATCTGGAGGATGGCTCTGTGCCACGTGGTATTTCGGGGCGTTTGGTGTTGCTCACCTGGATGTTTGGCACCCTGGTCCTGAGGAGTGGCTACCAGTCGGGCATGTACCAGCTGCTGCGGCAGGACACGCAGAGGAATCCGCCGCAAACCATTGCCGAGGTGCTGGCCCAGCGTTTCACCATCCAGTTGGCGGAGGTGAATGAGGCCAGGATTATGGCCAGTTTGCCGGAGCTGCGACCCGAGCAGCTGGTACACCTGGAGGGCAGTGAGCTGCAATCCTTTCCAGCGCTGGCCCAGCAAAGTGGCTCCTCCGCCCGGGTGGCCATCCTCACGCCCTACGAGTACTTCGGCTACTTCCGGAAGGTGCATCCGATGAGCAGGCGACTGCACCTGGTGCGGGAACGCATCTACACCCAGCAGCTGGCCTTCTATGTGAGGCGTCACTCGCATCTGGTGGGCGTGCTGAACAAGCAGATCCAGCATGCCCATTCCCATGGCTTCCTGGAGCACTGGACGCGCCAGTATGTGAGTGCCGTGGACGAGGCGGACGAGAGTGTGGCCAGGATAGCCTCCACCTCGTACAGCACGCTGGACGGGATCGATGGCGATCCGCGGCTGTCGGAGGCCGAGGAGCAGCAGGTGGCGCCCGTCCGCCAGAACGTGCTCTCCATGCGGGAACTGGCCGCCCTCTTTTGGCTCATCCTCTGGGCGAATCTGGGAGCGGTGGTGTTCTTTCTCATGGAGTTGCTGCTGCCCAGGATGAAACTCAG atccgaaatccaaaaaaacaTGAGATACCTCcttgaaaaacaaatgaaaaaatgggtcaaaaaataa